A window from Pseudomonas campi encodes these proteins:
- a CDS encoding M48 family metalloprotease has protein sequence MKDLLCRAVLLALFASLTACQGLEALEGVNIQGVDLSPLASASKNLSAMADKTEDEEQVIGSNTAALLLQQAALLDNPALQAYVNRVGRWVALNSERPDLPWRFGVLNNSAVGAYAAPGGYVFITSGLLARMDSEAELAGVLAHEVAHVVRQHHLDAIKQQAGAGLLADVTRLAVQAHQASLGGSGSSDALTNTKFDQVVTNLYTRGLDRGDEYEADAMGAVIAARAGYDPYGLATVLQGMATMKQDDAALVTFLKVHPNIGDRLTRLEPTYLYLERFSGNGSQLTLEQRYQQVLSGR, from the coding sequence ATGAAAGACCTTCTATGCCGTGCCGTACTACTCGCCCTGTTCGCCAGCCTCACGGCCTGTCAGGGCCTGGAGGCCCTCGAGGGGGTGAATATCCAGGGTGTCGATCTCAGCCCGCTGGCCAGTGCCAGCAAGAACCTCAGTGCCATGGCCGACAAGACCGAGGACGAGGAACAGGTTATCGGCAGCAACACCGCCGCCCTGTTGCTCCAGCAGGCAGCGCTGCTGGATAACCCGGCGCTGCAGGCCTACGTCAACCGAGTGGGGCGCTGGGTGGCGCTGAACAGCGAGCGCCCCGATCTGCCCTGGCGCTTCGGGGTGTTGAACAACTCGGCGGTGGGCGCCTACGCCGCGCCTGGTGGCTATGTGTTCATCACCAGTGGCCTGCTCGCGCGGATGGACAGCGAGGCCGAGTTGGCCGGCGTACTGGCCCATGAAGTGGCCCACGTGGTGCGCCAGCATCACCTCGATGCAATCAAGCAGCAGGCCGGCGCCGGCTTGCTGGCCGATGTCACGCGCCTGGCGGTGCAGGCGCATCAGGCCAGTTTGGGTGGCTCCGGTAGCAGCGACGCGCTGACCAACACGAAGTTCGATCAGGTGGTGACCAACCTCTATACTCGTGGCCTGGATCGCGGTGACGAGTACGAGGCCGATGCCATGGGCGCGGTCATCGCCGCCCGCGCCGGCTACGACCCTTACGGCCTGGCCACCGTGCTGCAAGGCATGGCGACCATGAAGCAGGACGATGCCGCCCTGGTGACCTTCCTCAAGGTGCACCCGAATATCGGCGACCGCCTGACTCGCCTGGAGCCGACCTATCTGTATCTGGAACGTTTCAGCGGCAATG
- a CDS encoding ABC transporter ATP-binding protein, with translation MAEATPALEIRNLHKRYGDLEVLKGISLTARDGDVISILGSSGSGKSTFLRCINLLENPHQGQILVAGEELKLKPAKNGDLVAADSKQINRLRSEIGFVFQNFNLWPHMSVLDNIIEAPRRVLGQSRAEATEVAEALLAKVGIADKRHAYPNQLSGGQQQRAAIARTLAMQPKVILFDEPTSALDPEMVQEVLNVIRALADEGRTMLLVTHEMNFARQVSSEVVFLHQGLVEEQGPPDQVFDNPQSARCKQFMSSNR, from the coding sequence ATGGCCGAGGCAACGCCCGCGCTGGAAATTCGCAATCTGCACAAACGCTACGGCGACCTTGAAGTGCTCAAGGGCATCTCGCTGACGGCCCGCGACGGCGATGTCATCTCCATCCTCGGCTCATCCGGTTCAGGCAAGTCGACCTTCCTGCGCTGCATCAACCTGCTGGAAAACCCGCATCAGGGCCAGATTCTGGTCGCCGGCGAAGAGCTCAAGCTCAAGCCCGCGAAGAACGGCGACCTGGTCGCCGCCGACAGCAAGCAGATCAACCGCCTGCGCAGCGAGATCGGCTTCGTCTTCCAGAACTTCAACCTGTGGCCGCACATGAGCGTGCTCGACAACATCATCGAGGCGCCGCGCCGCGTACTGGGCCAGAGCCGCGCCGAAGCCACCGAAGTGGCCGAAGCCCTGCTGGCCAAGGTCGGTATCGCCGACAAGCGTCACGCCTACCCCAACCAGCTTTCCGGCGGTCAGCAGCAACGCGCAGCGATTGCGCGCACCCTGGCCATGCAGCCTAAAGTGATACTGTTCGACGAGCCGACTTCGGCCCTCGACCCAGAAATGGTACAGGAAGTGCTTAACGTCATCCGCGCGCTTGCCGATGAAGGTCGCACCATGCTGCTGGTGACCCACGAGATGAACTTCGCCCGCCAGGTTTCCAGTGAGGTGGTATTCCTCCACCAGGGCCTGGTAGAAGAACAGGGGCCGCCCGACCAGGTGTTTGACAACCCGCAATCGGCACGCTGTAAACAATTCATGTCCAGCAATCGCTAA
- a CDS encoding adenylate/guanylate cyclase domain-containing protein produces MQQAQQSSRSFRSALWLVCALVVLLVPVLHLWAPLQRWSNSHGDWLIRQRAAQQVPDPRLVVIDIDDTSLQVLAGEAGKWPWPRSLHAELLEHLLAQQADAVVFDVLFSEADRFHPDADAYFAEVLAQTDRVYLAALQQQAVDPGKAPLLNSYPPQTGLRSGDPQQRGLLLLPQALPATVWKTGTINFTPDGDGVGRRYDLYRRFGDWRMPSLPARLAQDQSVQLPAQDSFLLDWQGASRVPYPRIPFAEALAQARGEAGKLPADYFSGKIIVIGTTAAGLYDLRRTPLDDLYPAVFILATAIDNLLNGEQLHAAPGWLMPLLCMALVLLLQLLLLRERLLLVSLLTAGLTLGLFGGAYLLARNGLLVSVLPSLLALWLLLALALAVFYRRRRQQLNTTISMFSRFLDPQVVAQLVAREDPQALLASRDCQLTVLFSDIRNFTTMSERHSAQEIMQILENYFAGQVDVLFKHRATLDKFIGDAIMAFWGAPQDNPNQAVDAVSAALEMVDNVERYRRDFNHPDFDIGIGLHTGPAVVGMVGTSKRYDYTAIGDTVNLASRIEGLTKGRARLLVSAATMQACGDAFDFLPHGDFQVKGRNEPVTLFEPRRKPS; encoded by the coding sequence ATGCAGCAGGCGCAGCAGTCATCACGATCCTTTCGTTCGGCTTTATGGCTGGTGTGCGCCCTGGTGGTGCTGCTGGTGCCCGTGCTGCACCTGTGGGCACCGCTGCAGCGCTGGAGCAACAGCCACGGCGACTGGCTGATTCGCCAGCGTGCTGCTCAGCAGGTGCCGGACCCGCGCCTGGTGGTGATCGATATCGACGACACCAGTTTGCAGGTGCTGGCCGGCGAGGCGGGCAAGTGGCCCTGGCCGCGCTCGCTGCATGCCGAACTGCTCGAGCACCTGCTGGCGCAGCAGGCCGATGCGGTGGTGTTCGATGTGCTGTTCAGCGAGGCGGATCGCTTCCATCCGGACGCCGATGCCTATTTCGCCGAAGTCCTGGCACAGACCGACCGCGTCTATCTGGCCGCCTTGCAGCAGCAGGCGGTCGACCCGGGTAAAGCCCCGCTATTAAACAGTTACCCGCCGCAGACCGGTCTGCGTTCTGGTGATCCGCAGCAGCGTGGCCTGCTGCTGTTGCCGCAGGCGTTGCCGGCGACGGTGTGGAAGACCGGTACCATCAATTTCACCCCGGATGGCGACGGCGTCGGTCGCCGCTATGACCTCTACCGGCGATTCGGCGACTGGCGCATGCCCTCGCTGCCGGCGCGCCTGGCGCAGGATCAGTCCGTGCAGTTGCCGGCGCAGGACAGTTTCCTGCTCGACTGGCAGGGCGCCAGTCGCGTTCCCTATCCGCGCATCCCCTTTGCCGAGGCCCTGGCCCAGGCGCGGGGTGAGGCGGGCAAGCTGCCGGCCGACTACTTCAGCGGCAAGATCATCGTCATCGGCACCACCGCGGCCGGGCTCTACGACCTGCGCCGCACGCCGCTGGATGACCTGTACCCGGCGGTGTTTATCCTCGCCACCGCCATCGACAACCTGCTCAATGGCGAGCAGTTGCACGCTGCACCCGGCTGGCTGATGCCGCTGCTCTGCATGGCGCTGGTGCTGCTGCTCCAGTTGCTGTTGCTGCGTGAGCGTCTGCTGCTGGTCAGCCTGCTGACTGCCGGGCTCACCCTGGGCCTGTTCGGCGGCGCCTATCTGCTGGCGCGCAACGGCCTGCTGGTCAGTGTGCTGCCCAGCCTGCTGGCGCTGTGGTTGCTGCTGGCACTGGCTCTGGCAGTGTTCTACCGGCGCCGGCGGCAGCAGCTGAATACCACCATCAGTATGTTCAGCCGCTTCCTCGATCCGCAGGTGGTGGCCCAGCTGGTCGCCCGCGAAGACCCACAGGCCCTGCTGGCCAGTCGCGACTGCCAGCTGACCGTGCTGTTTTCCGATATCCGCAACTTCACCACCATGTCCGAGCGGCACAGTGCCCAGGAAATCATGCAGATACTGGAGAACTACTTCGCCGGCCAGGTGGATGTGCTGTTCAAGCACCGCGCGACCCTCGACAAGTTCATCGGCGACGCCATCATGGCCTTCTGGGGCGCCCCGCAGGACAACCCCAATCAGGCCGTGGATGCGGTGAGTGCGGCGCTGGAAATGGTCGACAATGTCGAGCGTTACCGCCGCGACTTCAACCACCCGGACTTCGACATCGGTATCGGTCTGCATACCGGCCCGGCGGTGGTCGGTATGGTCGGTACCAGCAAACGCTACGACTACACTGCCATTGGTGACACGGTGAATCTGGCCAGCCGCATCGAGGGCCTGACCAAGGGTCGCGCGCGCCTGCTGGTGTCCGCCGCGACCATGCAGGCTTGCGGCGATGCATTCGATTTCTTGCCTCACGGCGATTTCCAGGTCAAGGGCCGTAACGAGCCGGTGACCCTCTTCGAACCCAGGAGAAAACCATCATGA
- a CDS encoding ABC transporter permease, whose protein sequence is MNWEVIVKYLPKLLEGAWLTLELVAIAVIAGLILALPMGIARASRHWYVRALPYGYIFFFRGTPLLVQLFLVYYGVAQFDIVRNGPLWPYLRDPYWCAILTMTMHTAAYIAEILRGAIQAVPPGEIEAARALGMSRAQAMLYIILPRAARIGLPAYSNEVILMLKASALASTVTLLELTGMARTIIARTYLPVEIFFAAGMFYLVIAYVLVRGFKLLERRLRVDACQGR, encoded by the coding sequence GTGAACTGGGAAGTCATCGTCAAATACCTGCCCAAACTGCTCGAAGGTGCCTGGCTGACCCTCGAGCTGGTCGCCATCGCCGTTATCGCCGGGCTGATCCTCGCCCTGCCCATGGGCATCGCCCGCGCCTCGCGGCACTGGTACGTGCGCGCCCTGCCCTACGGCTACATCTTCTTCTTCCGTGGCACACCGCTGCTGGTGCAGCTGTTCCTCGTCTACTACGGCGTGGCGCAGTTCGACATCGTGCGCAACGGCCCGCTCTGGCCCTATCTGCGCGATCCTTACTGGTGCGCGATCCTGACCATGACCATGCACACCGCCGCCTATATCGCCGAGATCCTGCGCGGCGCGATCCAGGCCGTGCCACCGGGCGAGATCGAAGCGGCGCGCGCCCTGGGCATGTCGCGGGCGCAGGCGATGCTCTACATCATCCTGCCGCGCGCTGCGCGCATCGGCCTGCCGGCCTACAGCAACGAAGTGATCCTGATGCTCAAGGCCAGCGCCCTGGCCAGCACCGTGACCCTGCTCGAGCTGACCGGCATGGCACGCACCATCATCGCCCGCACCTACCTGCCGGTGGAGATCTTCTTCGCCGCCGGGATGTTCTACCTGGTCATCGCCTACGTCCTGGTGCGCGGCTTCAAGCTGCTGGAGCGCCGCTTGCGGGTAGATGCCTGCCAGGGCCGCTAA
- a CDS encoding ABC transporter substrate-binding protein gives MQNYKKILLAAVATLAFGTSAIAADKLKIGTEGAYPPFNLIDASGQVGGFDVEIAKALCAKMAAECEVVTSDWDGIIPALNAKKFDFLAASMSITEERKAAVDFTDAYYTNKLQFIAPKASDLKADKVSLKGKVIGAQRATIAGTWLEDNLDGVVEIKLYDTQENAYLDLSSGRLDGVLADKFVNWEWLKSDAGKDFEFKGEPVFDNDKIAIAVRKGDPLREKLNAALKEIVADGTYKQINDKYFPFSIY, from the coding sequence ATGCAGAACTATAAGAAGATCCTGCTTGCCGCAGTCGCCACCCTGGCCTTCGGCACCAGTGCAATCGCCGCGGACAAACTGAAAATCGGCACCGAAGGCGCCTACCCACCCTTCAACCTGATCGACGCCAGCGGCCAGGTCGGCGGCTTCGACGTGGAAATCGCCAAGGCCCTGTGCGCCAAGATGGCGGCCGAGTGCGAAGTGGTCACCTCCGACTGGGACGGCATCATCCCGGCCCTGAACGCGAAGAAGTTCGACTTCCTCGCCGCCTCCATGTCGATCACCGAAGAGCGCAAGGCAGCGGTCGACTTCACCGACGCCTACTACACCAACAAGCTGCAGTTCATCGCCCCGAAAGCCTCCGATCTGAAAGCTGACAAAGTCAGCCTGAAAGGCAAGGTCATCGGTGCCCAGCGCGCCACCATCGCCGGCACCTGGCTGGAAGACAACCTGGACGGCGTGGTCGAGATCAAACTCTACGACACCCAGGAAAACGCCTATCTCGACCTGTCCTCTGGCCGCCTCGACGGCGTACTGGCTGACAAGTTCGTCAACTGGGAATGGCTGAAGAGCGACGCCGGCAAGGACTTCGAGTTCAAGGGCGAGCCGGTCTTCGACAACGACAAGATCGCCATTGCCGTGCGCAAGGGCGACCCGCTGCGTGAGAAGCTGAACGCTGCCCTGAAGGAAATCGTCGCCGACGGTACCTACAAGCAGATCAACGACAAGTACTTCCCGTTCAGCATCTATTGA
- a CDS encoding ABC transporter permease translates to MIFDLHGFGPALLAGALMTIQLALSALCLGLVLGLLGALAKTSPHKPLQWLGGSYSTIVRGVPELLWVLLIYFGTVNLMRSIGEALGKPDLELNAFAAGTIALGLCFGAYATEVFRGAILAIPKGHREAGQALGLSSPRIFWRLILPQMWRIALPGLGNLFMILMKDTALVSVIGLEEIMRRAQIAVTASKEPFTFFLVAAFIYLGLTVLAMIGMHFLEKRSSRGFVRSAS, encoded by the coding sequence ATGATCTTCGACCTCCACGGATTCGGCCCGGCCCTGCTGGCTGGCGCGCTGATGACCATCCAGTTGGCGCTTTCCGCGCTGTGCCTGGGCCTTGTGCTCGGCCTGCTCGGCGCCCTGGCCAAGACTTCGCCGCACAAGCCGCTGCAATGGCTTGGTGGCAGCTACTCGACCATCGTTCGCGGCGTGCCCGAACTGCTCTGGGTCCTGCTGATCTACTTCGGCACGGTCAACCTGATGCGCAGCATCGGTGAAGCCTTGGGCAAACCCGACCTCGAACTGAACGCCTTCGCCGCCGGCACCATCGCCCTCGGCCTGTGTTTCGGCGCCTACGCCACCGAGGTGTTCCGCGGCGCCATCCTGGCCATCCCCAAGGGCCACCGCGAAGCCGGCCAGGCCCTTGGCCTGTCCAGTCCCCGGATCTTCTGGCGGCTGATCCTGCCGCAGATGTGGCGCATTGCCCTGCCGGGCCTCGGTAACCTGTTCATGATCCTGATGAAGGACACCGCCCTGGTCTCGGTCATCGGCCTGGAAGAAATCATGCGCCGTGCGCAGATCGCCGTGACCGCCAGCAAGGAACCCTTCACCTTCTTCCTGGTCGCCGCCTTCATCTACCTGGGGCTGACCGTCCTCGCCATGATCGGCATGCATTTCCTCGAGAAACGCTCTAGCCGCGGTTTTGTCAGGAGCGCGTCGTGA
- a CDS encoding methyltransferase: MATPPACAHTMPLTGSDLLTRFQALDDFLVAHQALWRPKPFTSLSLPWELDHPELAQWLRARSLEQAEASHNQPHLLDAPAPFPQLARTALQLSELGELPGITLASLPARYSVDVPGRKWQQIEAFASRLHFRQPPSHWLDWCAGKGHLGRLLAHDGSALTCLEYDPQLVAAGQQLSARLQLPALHQQQDVLAADAANKLLSEHSPVALHACGDLHVRLLQLASAKGCKQLAVAPCCYNRIQAAHYQPLSSPAQNSTLQLSRDDLGLPLSETVTAGQRVRRQRDQSMAWRLAFDLLQRQLRGSDQYLPTPSLPVSWLAKDFADYCRDLAALKELPLPAPRDWQHLEAQGWQRLAQVRNLELLRNLFRRPLELWLLLDRALYLEAQGYSVQLGSFCSYQLSPRNLLLLAERT, translated from the coding sequence ATGGCCACACCTCCTGCCTGCGCCCACACCATGCCGCTGACCGGTTCCGACCTGCTGACCCGCTTCCAGGCCTTGGACGATTTTCTCGTCGCCCACCAAGCGTTGTGGCGCCCCAAACCCTTCACCAGCCTGAGCCTGCCCTGGGAGCTCGACCACCCTGAGCTAGCCCAATGGCTGCGCGCGCGCAGCCTGGAGCAGGCCGAAGCCAGCCACAACCAGCCACACCTGCTCGACGCTCCCGCGCCCTTCCCACAACTGGCGCGTACAGCACTGCAGCTGAGCGAGCTCGGCGAGTTGCCGGGCATAACCCTGGCAAGCCTGCCGGCGCGCTATTCGGTGGATGTGCCAGGACGTAAATGGCAGCAGATCGAAGCCTTCGCCAGCCGCCTGCACTTTCGCCAGCCGCCCAGCCACTGGCTCGACTGGTGCGCCGGCAAAGGCCACCTCGGCCGCCTGCTGGCCCACGACGGCAGCGCACTGACCTGCCTGGAATACGACCCGCAACTGGTCGCCGCCGGCCAGCAACTAAGCGCGCGCCTGCAACTTCCGGCCCTGCACCAGCAACAGGATGTGCTGGCCGCCGATGCCGCAAACAAACTGCTCAGCGAACACAGCCCAGTGGCCCTGCACGCCTGCGGCGACCTGCATGTGCGCCTGCTGCAACTGGCCAGTGCCAAGGGCTGCAAGCAACTGGCGGTGGCGCCGTGCTGCTACAACCGCATCCAGGCCGCGCACTACCAGCCGCTCTCCAGCCCGGCGCAGAACTCGACCTTGCAGCTGTCACGCGACGACCTGGGCCTACCACTCAGCGAAACCGTCACGGCCGGCCAACGCGTCCGTCGCCAGCGCGACCAGTCCATGGCCTGGCGCCTGGCATTCGACCTGCTGCAGCGGCAACTGCGCGGCAGCGACCAGTACCTGCCAACCCCCTCACTGCCGGTCAGCTGGCTGGCCAAAGACTTCGCCGACTACTGCCGCGACCTTGCCGCCCTCAAGGAGCTGCCATTACCCGCGCCGCGCGACTGGCAGCATCTCGAAGCCCAGGGCTGGCAACGCCTGGCTCAGGTGCGCAACCTCGAACTGCTGCGCAACCTGTTCCGTCGCCCCCTGGAACTCTGGCTGCTGCTCGATCGCGCCCTGTATCTCGAAGCACAGGGCTACAGCGTGCAACTGGGCAGCTTCTGCAGCTACCAGCTCAGCCCACGCAACCTGCTGCTGCTCGCCGAACGCACCTGA
- a CDS encoding SH3 domain-containing protein, translating into MIRAFTAVLLLTGWLFSTVVQAEVRSGITVEATALREAAGAAAAVVQQLPAQSRVSILKRQGGWYQVQTSAGQQGWVALLAVRFDKSAAAKGGNIGALLESSTAVAPATGVATGVRGVSDDQLEAGGAGSQSLQELDRYAVTPGSARAFAQSGGLRSQTIAYPN; encoded by the coding sequence ATGATCAGAGCGTTTACTGCTGTTCTGCTGCTGACGGGCTGGCTGTTCAGCACCGTCGTGCAGGCCGAAGTGCGCAGCGGTATTACCGTGGAGGCCACCGCCCTGCGTGAAGCGGCAGGTGCCGCAGCAGCGGTGGTGCAGCAACTGCCAGCACAGAGTCGGGTGAGCATCCTCAAGCGCCAGGGCGGCTGGTATCAGGTGCAGACCAGTGCCGGCCAGCAGGGCTGGGTGGCGTTGCTGGCGGTGCGCTTCGACAAGAGTGCCGCAGCCAAGGGCGGCAACATTGGCGCCCTGCTGGAAAGCAGCACGGCCGTGGCGCCAGCGACCGGCGTGGCCACCGGTGTGCGTGGGGTCAGCGATGACCAACTGGAGGCGGGCGGTGCGGGTAGTCAGTCGCTGCAAGAGCTTGATCGCTACGCGGTGACACCCGGCAGCGCGCGGGCCTTCGCCCAGTCCGGCGGGCTGCGTAGCCAGACCATCGCCTACCCCAACTGA